Part of the Coregonus clupeaformis isolate EN_2021a chromosome 8, ASM2061545v1, whole genome shotgun sequence genome, ggcctgtaattttcatcataggtacacgtcaactatgacagacaaatttagaaaacaaaatccagaaaatcacattgtaggattttttatgaatttatttgcaaattatggtggaaaataagtatttggtcacctacaaacaagcaagatttctggctctcacagacctgtaacttcttctttaagaggctcctctgtcctccactcgttacctgtattaatggcacctgtttgaacttgttatcagtataaaagacacctgtccacaacctcaaacagtcacactccaaactccactatggccaagaccaaagagctgtcaaaggacaccagaaacaaaattgtagacctgcaacaggctgggaagactgaatctgcaataggtaagcagcttggtttgaagaaatcaactgtgggagcaattattaggaaatggaagacatacaagaccactgataatctccctcgatctgaggctccacgcaagatctcaccccgtggggtcaaaatgatcacaagaacggtgagcaaaaatcccagaaccacacggggggacctagtgaatgacctgcagagagctgggaccaaagtaacaaagcctaccatcagtaacacactacgccgccagggactcaaatcctgctgcgccagacgtgtccccctgcttaagccagtacatgtccaggcccgtctgaagtgtgctagagtgcatttggatgatccagaagaggattgggagaatgtcatatggtcagatgaaaccaaaatataactttttggtaaaaactcaactcgtcgtgtttggaggacaaagaatgctgagttgcatccaaagaacaccatacctactgtgaagcatgggggtggaaacatcatgctttggggctgtttttctgcaaagggaccaggacgactgatccgtgtaaaggaaagaatgaatggggccatgtatcgtgaatttttaagtgaaaacctccttccatcagcaagggcattgaagatgaaacgtggctgggtctttcagcctgacaatgatcccaaacacaccgcccgggcaacgaaggagtggcttcgtaagaagcatttcaaggtcctggagtggcctagccagtctccagatctcaaccccatagaaaatctttggagggagttgaaagtccgtgttgcccagcgacagccccaaaacatcactgctctagaggagatctgcatggaggaatgggccaaaattgggccagcaacagtgtgtgaaaaccttgtgaagacttacagaaaacgtttgacctgtgtcattgccaacaaagggtatataacaaagtattgagaaacttttgttattgaccaaatacttattttccaccataatttgcaaataaattcattaaaaatcctacaatgtgattttctggattattttttctcattttgtctgtcatagttgacgtgtacctatgatgaaaattacaggcctctctcatctttttaagtgggagaacttgcacaattggtggctgactaaatactttttttccccactgtatgttaaaaataacgcgaaaaaacacacagagtagcacaattggttaggagccgtaaaacggcagccatcttcatATTCCCTATAGTTCACTGTGAATGGAATAGGATGACAAAGTCAATCATGAAAGTTTACACACCCCTTGCActgtcttcacattttgctgccttaaaattaaatctaaaaagggattcaATTTTATATTTttctacagatctacacaacctactccacattttcaaagtgaatgaAAATTATAGAAAATGTTTCTAATTTAAAAAGCTAAGATTTCTTGATTGCGTAATCCCATGTAAAATTTAATTTTaaagcagcaaaatgtgaagactgtgcaaaggggtgtgtagactttcactagcgacTGTAATTTAGTATATTAAAGTGTTTGTATGTTTCTACTCTGTTCCCATGTTAAAGCGTTTGTATGTTTTTCCTGTGGTTCTAGGCAGATGGAGATAAGCACCAGTGACTATAAGGGGCAAAGCTATGCAGAGGGAACCCAGGAGAGCTACTCCTCTTCCAGACAGTACATGAAGCACAGAGTCGTGAACAACCTGGAGGAGACAGAGCAGCACTACCACAGGTACTAGTTAGTTCGTTCGTTAGTTCATTTATGTCTTTGTCAGCTTGAATAAATATTGTGATCAAATCAGGCAAAACTCTGGCCCAAGTTAtcattttttataaaataatCTGTGATATGTAAAGCATGTTGggttattatgatgatgatgatgatgatgatggtgatgatgcttCTGCATAATAAAATAATCTGTGATATGTAAAGCATGTTGggttattatgatgatgatgatgatgatgatggtgatgatgcttCTGCATAATAAAATAATCTGTGATATGTAAAGCATGTTgggttatgatgatgatgatgcttcTGCTGCTACTCATGATGACAGTGATGATGATTTATGACTATTTCTGTATTCCAGGGAGCAGAGCCAGTCCAGCCACTACTACCAGGGTGGCGAGGGACCTGGGTTAAAGCCGGGGCTAGGATCAGGGCTAGGAGGACCTGGGTCCGGCCATGGACGCTACGACAGGCTGAGGAACAGACCAGCGCTGGACCAGTACTCTGACTCAGGCTACCCCCACGAGGAACCTCCTGGTCCAGAGGGCTACGGTGGAgacttcctctcctctcaggaCCTGAAACACGACCCGGGACCACCACCGGCAGGGGGGAGGTACGTAGTACGGAGGGTCCACTGGACTGAAGAATGATAACTAATGTCTGTTCACTGTTGAATGCTACCACTAGAGTTAGTCgatgaagcttttagtgatacaCACACAAAGTTTTGGTCAAAATGTTGTATCCACCCATGTCAGTAGAAATGTGTCTAAACTAAAGTaaccccctctcatctctccaggTATGGAGGTGGCAGCGGTCACAAGAGGCCGACGGTGGGCCAGCCCTACGCCTGCCAGTCATCCCCAACCCATCCCAACCCCCCAGAGAAGCAGCTGTTCCCCGTCCCAGTGGAGGCGGACCAGGACCCCAACGTCAGACAGGGCCTCCGCAGCTGGAGGATCAACTCCTACCTCAGCGCCTACGGGGACACAGGAGAGGAGGGGCTGCCCCAACCTCTGGGCCCTGACGCTTTCCAAGACCCAGAGTCTGAGGGGAAACCGTACGCCCATGAGGGGTCTGTACCCCGCTTTGAGGCGAGAGAGCCTCCGAATATCCCCTCCAAGCCTAGGCCGGATATCCGACCGCCACGATACAGCAAGCCCTTCATGCCTGAGAGCACGGGAAAGGACGGGGCCGACAGCAGGACCATAGAGCGGgcgggagcgagagagaaagacagagagagggagagggaggtgggggggaggGAGGTTGGGGTGGATGTGGAGATGTCATCGTCGAGGGAGGCCCCGGGGGAGGTTGTGCTTTCCAAACACGAGTCGTTCCGGACGCGGATCAACCCGATGCTCCAGAGGAGCTCCCGGCTGCGCTCCTCCctcatcttctcctcctccaaGACGGAGACCCACCTGGGAGGCCTGGGCATGAAGGTCTTTATTACCTTTCATATCATCTCTGATTGTTTTGAtttaatttgtatttgtattttttgtacACATTGTATTGCTACCTTGCATAAAATGTATGTGGCATACGAATAAAGttgaatttgatttgatacagGTGGCCAACGAGGAGGATGAGGAGTCTGACCTGCTCCGCACCACCTCCATCGTCCAACAGATCCTGGAGAAGAGACACTCCAAGTCCCGGGAACCCTTCGAGTGGcggaagaaggcagaggagaacgagagagagaagaagaaggcagaggaagagaaagaggctGGGTTGAAAGAGGAGCCTACACCCCCCAAAGTCACCCCAGCATCTACAAATCTCCCCAAACCCCAGCCATTGAACATGAACGACCCTGCCAATAGACTGCAGTACTTCAAGGAGCTGGCTGCTAAGAGAAACGCATCCAAAGAGGCCGCGATGAAAGGACCTCTTCAGAAGACACCAGACCTCTCAGACACTCCTTCTTCCaccaactcctcctcctccaccaccacctctttCCCCACCACCACTTCCTCCACCACCacttcctccaccaccacctcttcctccaccaccacctccaccaccacctcttcccccaccaccaccaccaccacctcgttCTCTGTGACTGCTCCAGAGCCTGCCCCAATGAAACCACAAGTCCCAGCCACATTAGAGCAAACACGCAAACTGTCCATCACCTCAAGATTCAAAACCTTTGAGCCTTCTACTACCACAGCCCAGAGAAAAGACAGCAGCTCGGAGTCACAGAGAAAAGACAGCAGCTCGGAGTCACAGAGAAAAGACAGCAGCTCGGAGTCACAGAGAAAAGACAGCAGCTCGGAGTCACAGAGAAAAGACAGCAGCTCGGAGTCACAGAGGAAAGACAGCAGCTCGGAGTCACAGAGAAAAGACAGCAGCTCGGAGTCACAGAGAAAAGACAGCAGCTCGGAGTCACAGAGGAAAGACGAGCCCAGTAAGATTCTGAAGCCATTCCCTTCTCTGAAGCTGTTCAAGAGCTCCAACCCTCGCCGCGTCTCCTGCGATGAGGAAACGCTAACGACAGACGCCACGGACGCGGAGAAGAGCGAGCGGAAAAAACATCGCTCCCAAAGCTTGTCCAGTATGTCTCGGGCCGAGTCCAAGGAGGGGCTCCACAAGAGCCTGGGCTCCAACACCTCCCTCAACACCCTGGGAGGGGAGGGCAAGGCCGACGCCAAGCCCCTGGACTTCCTCAAGAAGCACACCCAGAAACTCAAAGGTAtgtggtgctgtctgtctgtctgtcacagatTGTTACGTCCATGTTTACTGGTATCTTTTCTTTTTTAATTGTTTGCGCTCATGATCTATAAAACAAATTCCCTTCAGAGCAATTAAGGTTTGAATTTATTAAttcgttcattcattcattcattcattctttaATTCAAAGGCTTCCTGGCTCCCAAGGACAAGAAGAGCTCTGGCGGTGCAATATCGGCTTCCAGCGGAGACAACAAGACGATGAGAACTGTGACGGAGAGCTCCGAGGAGTCTGGGACCGCCGCCACACACCTAAGCTCCTCTTCCACTGCTGATGCTAAAGCCGCAGGCGACGTAACTTTCTCAGACAATCACAACGCTGCGTCTAAAACGACAGGTCCGTCTCGGTACCAGAGCTCCAGCGGCTCCATTCTGTTCAGTAGCAACCTGAGAGATGACACCAAGGTCATCCTGGAACAGATTTCTGCCAACAGCCAGAAGAACCgtttggagagaggaggagaggaggccggAGGGGAGAAGGGGGTAGACGTGGCAGGAGAGAAAGGAGGGCTGAAGAGGGAGCCGTCGCTCGGGAGGAACCGCTTCCTGAGGCCCCAGGTCAACCCTCAGGAGAGAGACAGCCTGCTGAAGAGGATGGAGAGCATGAGGAAGGAGAAGAAGGTCTACAGCCGCTTTGAGGTATCTACTATAGCAGACAGGAGGTCTACAGCCGCTTTGAGGTATCTACTATAGCAGACAGGAGGTCTACAGCCGCTTTGAGGTATCTACTATAGCAGACAGGAGGTCTACAGCCGCTTTGAGGTATCTACTATAGCACACAGGAGGTCTACAGCCACTTTGAGGTATCTACTATAGCAGACAGGAGGTCTACAGCCGCTTTGAGGTATCTACTATAGCAGACAGGAGGTCTACAGCCGCTTTGAGGTATCTACTATAGCAGACAGGAGGTCTACAGCCGCTTTGAAGTATCTACTATAGCAGACAGGAGGGCTACAGCCGCTTTGAGGTATCTACTATAGCATACAGGAGGTCTACAGCCGCTTTGAGGTATCTATTATAGCAGACAGGAGGTCTACAGGTAGGAGGTCTACAGCCTATTTGAGATACTCTACCGTAGCAGACAGGAGGTCAACAGCCGCTTTGAGGTACTCTACTATAGCAGACAGGAGGtctgcagggaggaggagggctacaggtgagggggaggagaggaggagggggagtgtaGAGAGGAGTAAGGAGTTGATTTGACGAGTTGACGTTGCTATTGAAAGATGTTAcacaacattttatttattttgtttacaGGTAGTTTGATAAGGATTTGCAGAAGGggtaggatgagagagaggggtggagggggatgagagagggggtggaggggggatgagagagggggtggagggggatgagagagaggggtggagggggatgagagagggggtggaggggggatgagagagggggtggaggggggatgagagagggggtggagggggatgagagagggggtggaggggggatgagagagaggggtggagggggatgagagagagggctggagggggACGAGATAGAGGGCTGGAGGGGGAtgagatagaggggtggagagggatgagagagaggggtggagggggacgAGATAGAGGGctggagggggatgagagagaggggtggagggggatgagagagagggggtggagggggatgagagagagggctggagggggatgagagagaggggtggagggggacgagatagaggggtggagggggatgagagagaggggtggagggggatgagagagagggctggagggggatgagagagagggctggagggggACGAGATAGAGGGctggagggggatgagagagagggg contains:
- the LOC121572637 gene encoding protein FAM83H-like, which encodes MAHRSQSSDFGDNPLDPNFLPPHYREEYRLAIDALVETDVQGYYEFLQTADVVDFLCQPEIEHIKTTIKTPGQASTSNLPQLPYHEADADGSSDTYWPMHSDTAAPGLDLGWPLQAHSFIGPTEVTTLVNPSDPDMPSIKEQARRLIKNAQHVIAVVMDMFTDVDLFADLLDATARHVPVYILLDEQNAHHFVSMVTNCKINLDLVHMMRVRTVAGVTYFCQTGKSFKGQVKDRFLLADCRAVLSGNYSFMWSYEKLHRCIAHLFLGELVTTFDEEFRILFAQSQPLTVDHALVPVSSDSSSSSYYGNQFGLKGTQSLRRTLGFQPHTPELTAYPFGGGGESERSAFRRDDLFRNTIESGGGLNLGRFAASQQLRMQQSFLEQGRTMVSRQMEISTSDYKGQSYAEGTQESYSSSRQYMKHRVVNNLEETEQHYHREQSQSSHYYQGGEGPGLKPGLGSGLGGPGSGHGRYDRLRNRPALDQYSDSGYPHEEPPGPEGYGGDFLSSQDLKHDPGPPPAGGRYGGGSGHKRPTVGQPYACQSSPTHPNPPEKQLFPVPVEADQDPNVRQGLRSWRINSYLSAYGDTGEEGLPQPLGPDAFQDPESEGKPYAHEGSVPRFEAREPPNIPSKPRPDIRPPRYSKPFMPESTGKDGADSRTIERAGAREKDRMSSSREAPGEVVLSKHESFRTRINPMLQRSSRLRSSLIFSSSKTETHLGGLGMKVANEEDEESDLLRTTSIVQQILEKRHSKSREPFEWRKKAEENEREKKKAEEEKEAGLKEEPTPPKVTPASTNLPKPQPLNMNDPANRLQYFKELAAKRNASKEAAMKGPLQKTPDLSDTPSSTNSSSSTTTSFPTTTSSTTTSSTTTSSSTTTSTTTSSPTTTTTTSFSVTAPEPAPMKPQVPATLEQTRKLSITSRFKTFEPSTTTAQRKDSSSESQRKDSSSESQRKDSSSESQRKDSSSESQRKDSSSESQRKDSSSESQRKDSSSESQRKDSSSESQRKDEPSKILKPFPSLKLFKSSNPRRVSCDEETLTTDATDAEKSERKKHRSQSLSSMSRAESKEGLHKSLGSNTSLNTLGGEGKADAKPLDFLKKHTQKLKGFLAPKDKKSSGGAISASSGDNKTMRTVTESSEESGTAATHLSSSSTADAKAAGDVTFSDNHNAASKTTGPSRYQSSSGSILFSSNLRDDTKVILEQISANSQKNRLERGGEEAGGEKGVDVAGEKGGLKREPSLGRNRFLRPQVNPQERDSLLKRMESMRKEKKVYSRFEMGNNLG